From the genome of Vicia villosa cultivar HV-30 ecotype Madison, WI linkage group LG2, Vvil1.0, whole genome shotgun sequence, one region includes:
- the LOC131650784 gene encoding uncharacterized protein LOC131650784: MSGASESSGVNSCGRRAPVCGHHLPMRIFVSKSRSNPGRRYWKCKYWGKENDCNGFHWNDEIESGKVEENLYDGVSCGSEKMLEVMRNYVAEFGKTFVDELGKSLNNKKIDKLKQKSAKDQKTINVLTYTLIASWICFSVMFTLCNVAK; encoded by the exons ATGTCAGGCGCAAGCGAAAGCTCTGGGGTCAACAGTTGTGGACGAAGAGCTCCAGTTTGTGGACACCATCTCCCCATGCGAATTTTTGTTTCAAAATCCAGGTCAAACCCAGGAAGAAGATATTGGAAGTGCAAATACTGGGGG AAGGAGAATGATTGCAATGGGTTTCACTGGAATGATGAAATTGAAAGTGGAAAAGTTGAAGAAAAtctgtatgatggagtttcttgtggAAGTGAAAAGATGTTAGAGGTTATGAGGAACTATGTAGCAGAGTTTGGGAAGACATTTGTAGACGAGTTAGGGAAATCATTGAACAACAAGAAAATTGACAAACTGAAACAGAAGTCTGCAAAGGATCAGAAGACTATTAATGTCCTCACATACACTCTTATTGCATCTTGGATCTGTTTTTCTGTTATGTTTACTCTTTGTAATGTAGCTAAGTAG